One part of the bacterium genome encodes these proteins:
- a CDS encoding prepilin-type N-terminal cleavage/methylation domain-containing protein codes for MKARRGFTLIELLIVVAIIAILAAIAVPNFLEAQTRSKVSRTKADFRSVATAIESYSVDHNHYPVPNVDVTWRVGLVPLTTPIAYLSSIPWRDVFRPAEGVLEWEDGTAVGGLEAGSRLYYNYERIDPASGITWADRVATSGYEHFRRGYLMESVGPNQRLAIGSWFAWNAVECQDPGPHEGVNTIYDPTNGTISGGDIMRYGGETPPVDCGAAAIALINGG; via the coding sequence ATGAAGGCAAGACGAGGCTTTACGTTGATTGAGTTGCTGATCGTGGTGGCGATCATCGCCATCCTGGCGGCCATTGCGGTTCCGAACTTCCTCGAGGCGCAAACGCGCAGCAAGGTCAGCCGGACGAAGGCAGACTTCCGCAGTGTGGCCACAGCGATCGAATCTTACTCCGTCGATCACAATCACTATCCTGTTCCCAACGTCGACGTGACCTGGCGCGTTGGACTTGTTCCGCTGACGACGCCGATTGCGTATCTGTCGTCGATTCCGTGGCGCGACGTCTTCCGTCCGGCCGAGGGAGTGTTGGAGTGGGAAGACGGGACGGCCGTCGGCGGTCTGGAAGCAGGAAGTCGGCTCTACTACAATTACGAACGCATCGACCCCGCGTCCGGCATCACCTGGGCGGATCGCGTGGCGACATCGGGCTACGAGCATTTCCGTCGCGGCTATCTGATGGAAAGTGTCGGTCCGAACCAGCGACTGGCCATCGGGAGTTGGTTTGCCTGGAATGCGGTCGAGTGCCAGGACCCTGGCCCTCATGAAGGCGTGAATACAATCTACGATCCGACGAACGGGACGATCAGCGGTGGCGACATCATGCGCTACGGGGGAGAGACTCCGCCAGTTGATTGCGGCGCCGCAGCGATCGCTCTGATTAACGGGGGCTGA
- a CDS encoding sugar ABC transporter permease, whose protein sequence is MKQRSEGDTGALSLAAGIGVVSLAPIFTFFMTPLRIGAVTLLLVMVAIPIVTAMRQRGTSNFPAPRAEGMGTALLVGGMVLALQFVLLGIALVLLRLPQMAVDGLRPPGWLVDYHWSKPSLMIMAFWGAVGSNNMLLYLAGLSNVPKELYESAEIDGASGVKKFWHVTWPQLAPVTMFIVIMSVIYGLQGGFEMARTMTAGGPAGATTTLSYYVYNEGFETGRLAYAAAISWVIFALVFVLTLITWKFENRYVTD, encoded by the coding sequence ATGAAGCAGCGATCAGAGGGAGATACCGGGGCACTGTCTCTGGCCGCAGGGATCGGAGTTGTCTCACTGGCGCCGATCTTCACGTTCTTCATGACTCCGCTCCGCATCGGCGCTGTCACTCTTCTTCTCGTCATGGTAGCGATTCCAATCGTCACAGCAATGCGGCAGCGCGGGACGAGCAATTTCCCGGCTCCGCGAGCCGAAGGAATGGGGACGGCTCTGCTTGTCGGCGGGATGGTTCTGGCGCTGCAGTTCGTCCTGCTCGGAATCGCACTCGTGCTCTTGCGGCTGCCCCAGATGGCTGTCGATGGACTTCGGCCGCCGGGATGGCTTGTGGACTACCACTGGTCAAAGCCCTCGCTCATGATCATGGCGTTTTGGGGGGCGGTCGGATCGAACAACATGCTGCTCTATCTCGCAGGTCTCAGCAACGTCCCGAAGGAGCTGTACGAATCCGCAGAGATCGACGGCGCGTCCGGCGTGAAGAAATTCTGGCACGTAACCTGGCCACAACTGGCGCCGGTTACCATGTTCATCGTCATTATGAGCGTGATCTATGGGTTGCAGGGCGGCTTCGAGATGGCGCGCACGATGACGGCCGGCGGGCCCGCGGGGGCGACGACGACGCTCAGTTACTACGTCTACAATGAAGGTTTTGAAACCGGGCGCCTCGCGTACGCGGCGGCGATTTCGTGGGTCATCTTCGCTCTGGTGTTTGTTCTAACCTTGATCACGTGGAAGTTCGAGAATCGCTATGTCACTGACTGA
- a CDS encoding response regulator — protein MNGECNSPLQAYLDYCIGRVGAHSGAILQSTGKGMQVLAGRNLDHSLVDEVLDAGTSHSIRTDFLEIELPEPHKNMVSSLGALDLSETTVLILATAAGTSRRQIDSDELELLRKQGASLLRLQSSIPTSADPLIRGLREVIRIAQELLACSTVDEVYHGAVTAARERLGLERCSLYLQGPELITGTYGTDEQGRTIAEHSLQFPLNDLWRQHFHMTWDHQAPYFVTQGEHNYWDGEKTVMIGGGWIVLTPIESMERPVGVFVNDAGLSGAPLNKERQELIAIYAALLGNIIERKRAEIELREAKDAAESADRAKTRFLSSVSHELRTPMNGIMGACELLRRTRLEEIQTRYVSAIGTSAEHLLVLLNDLLDIARIEAGMLSINESDVEVAGIVREVGEILAAAASEKGLTIDIRVEPAADRWIHTDANRLRQILFNLLGNAVKFTAEGHIELRLGMRGDEEILIEVSDTGIGIEEEKVEQLFIPFVQIRDSDRTDGSGLGLAISRQLVHLLGGEIGYRRNAASGSTFWVTLPTREPKNPQPSNGENPIGQCNSDPHLLAGRNVLIVEDQRLNRFVLEGFLAELGARCDAAEDGPRALQMISSGNRNYDVVLLDVHLPGMDGFEIARRIRTLPGEESQTPLIAVSAGTAGNIAQEARDAGMDGAILKPIRLEQLAAVLRDVLPPGETSPPPAPKAPALDETLREFYIADMEDQLKALAPAMESKDWRVVERTAHAMAGINAQTGFTAIEESARALMTAARNSNESEANDLAAKIRSAYRCMLDQEE, from the coding sequence ATGAATGGCGAATGCAATTCTCCTCTGCAAGCGTATCTGGACTACTGCATCGGGCGCGTGGGCGCCCACTCCGGTGCCATTCTCCAATCGACCGGGAAGGGAATGCAAGTCCTTGCCGGACGAAATCTCGATCACTCCCTTGTCGATGAGGTTCTTGATGCGGGAACCTCGCATTCCATACGGACCGATTTTCTGGAAATTGAACTTCCCGAGCCACACAAGAATATGGTCTCTTCCCTTGGTGCGCTCGATCTGAGCGAAACGACTGTCCTGATTCTGGCGACCGCCGCCGGAACTTCACGCCGCCAGATTGACAGCGATGAATTGGAACTCTTGCGAAAGCAAGGCGCTTCGCTCCTCCGATTGCAGTCGTCCATCCCCACAAGCGCGGACCCTTTGATCCGTGGCCTGCGCGAAGTTATTCGCATCGCGCAGGAACTACTTGCCTGCTCGACAGTCGATGAAGTCTACCACGGCGCGGTCACGGCCGCTCGCGAACGCCTGGGCCTGGAGCGCTGCTCTCTTTACTTGCAGGGCCCGGAACTCATCACCGGAACCTACGGTACGGATGAGCAAGGCCGGACCATCGCTGAGCACAGCCTGCAATTCCCCCTCAACGACCTTTGGCGCCAGCACTTTCACATGACGTGGGATCACCAGGCGCCGTACTTCGTCACGCAGGGCGAGCACAATTACTGGGACGGTGAGAAAACCGTGATGATCGGCGGTGGGTGGATTGTTCTGACGCCGATCGAATCGATGGAGCGACCGGTCGGCGTGTTCGTGAACGATGCGGGCCTGTCGGGGGCGCCTCTCAACAAAGAACGCCAGGAGTTGATCGCGATCTACGCGGCGCTGCTGGGAAACATCATCGAGCGCAAGCGCGCCGAGATCGAATTGCGCGAGGCGAAGGATGCCGCCGAGTCCGCGGATCGTGCCAAGACACGCTTCCTCAGTAGCGTCAGCCATGAACTCCGCACGCCGATGAATGGCATCATGGGTGCATGCGAATTGCTGCGTCGTACCCGCCTGGAAGAGATACAGACCCGATATGTATCGGCCATTGGAACAAGCGCCGAGCATCTGCTGGTCTTGCTCAACGATCTGCTCGATATCGCGCGGATCGAAGCGGGGATGCTGAGCATCAACGAATCGGATGTCGAAGTCGCCGGCATTGTCAGAGAGGTGGGCGAGATTCTGGCTGCCGCAGCCTCGGAGAAAGGGCTCACAATCGACATTCGCGTGGAACCGGCGGCGGATCGCTGGATTCACACGGATGCCAATCGCCTCCGCCAGATTCTGTTCAATCTGCTGGGTAACGCGGTGAAGTTCACTGCGGAAGGCCACATCGAGTTGCGCCTCGGAATGAGGGGCGACGAGGAAATCCTGATCGAAGTCTCCGACACTGGCATTGGAATCGAGGAGGAGAAGGTCGAACAACTCTTCATTCCATTCGTTCAGATTCGCGATTCTGATCGCACAGATGGCTCGGGCCTCGGCCTCGCCATCAGCCGCCAACTCGTTCACCTCCTCGGTGGCGAGATTGGTTACCGTCGCAATGCCGCGAGTGGCTCGACGTTCTGGGTGACTCTCCCCACACGAGAACCAAAGAACCCCCAGCCTTCAAACGGCGAGAACCCCATCGGCCAGTGCAATAGCGATCCGCATTTGCTCGCGGGGCGGAACGTCCTGATCGTCGAAGATCAACGGCTCAATCGGTTCGTGCTGGAGGGTTTCCTTGCGGAACTCGGTGCGCGTTGCGACGCGGCGGAAGATGGGCCACGCGCGCTGCAGATGATCTCGTCGGGCAACAGGAACTACGACGTCGTTCTACTGGATGTGCATCTGCCGGGCATGGATGGGTTTGAGATCGCGCGTCGGATTCGTACACTCCCTGGGGAGGAATCGCAGACGCCGCTCATTGCGGTGAGTGCCGGAACCGCCGGAAATATTGCTCAGGAAGCGCGCGATGCCGGAATGGACGGCGCCATTCTGAAGCCTATTCGCCTGGAGCAACTGGCGGCGGTTCTGCGCGACGTTCTTCCGCCAGGTGAAACCTCTCCCCCGCCCGCGCCGAAAGCACCAGCCCTCGATGAGACGCTTCGAGAATTCTATATCGCCGACATGGAGGATCAGCTCAAGGCGCTGGCCCCTGCGATGGAATCAAAGGACTGGCGTGTGGTCGAACGAACCGCCCACGCCATGGCGGGGATCAATGCGCAGACGGGCTTCACAGCGATCGAGGAATCGGCCCGCGCATTGATGACAGCCGCGCGGAACTCGAACGAAAGCGAAGCGAATGATCTGGCCGCAAAGATACGATCCGCGTATCGATGCATGTTGGATCAGGAAGAGTAA
- a CDS encoding ABC transporter substrate-binding protein, which translates to MALKHIFALSFVALIGLSLVTYASLPHATSKIPVLYWVTDANPARAQQMSTFEQWMKREGNGDIDMRLDSTNNDNSKKIIQGVSGMAGDILDMYGGDSLRYIQSMGILEDVTEQAEELGFGPQSTWESIRPEITIDGRQYAYPCNVSPDLYWVNEKTFADAGLETPPIRMRIEEFERLGKQFVEAANPPGEHQQFFFADRVDRNILRRSLGLSLYNETLTQCRLDDPRAVRVLELVHKWTYDDRIIPSAADVASFSTANTYGGSSFQLFNNGNFALLFSGRWALTQFREFGALQLDVAEPPYFEFPNTNVNSRSSTVYAGTQNPEVAVHFLAFLASEDYNMLIVDVADALPPNPKYTETERFLHPADYPNEWGTHEQFARAAKELSVAAVYSPYVSASFVNRMEREYYEGYMAGLYDASEACRRAAERVNREIERNLEESPELQARYDQAMRRQDNIDARLAEGKPVPAEWIDNHFSRRYLAAKGLLE; encoded by the coding sequence ATGGCTCTGAAGCACATATTCGCGCTTAGCTTTGTCGCTCTGATCGGACTTAGCCTCGTGACCTACGCATCGTTGCCGCACGCCACGAGCAAGATCCCCGTGCTCTACTGGGTGACCGATGCGAATCCTGCGCGCGCGCAGCAGATGTCGACCTTCGAGCAATGGATGAAGCGCGAAGGCAACGGCGACATCGACATGCGGCTGGACAGCACAAACAACGACAATTCCAAGAAGATCATCCAGGGCGTCTCCGGAATGGCGGGCGATATTCTCGACATGTACGGCGGCGATTCGCTGCGGTACATCCAGTCGATGGGCATTCTGGAAGACGTGACCGAACAGGCCGAGGAATTGGGTTTCGGGCCGCAATCAACGTGGGAATCGATTCGCCCGGAGATCACGATCGACGGGCGCCAGTATGCTTACCCGTGCAATGTATCGCCCGATCTGTACTGGGTGAACGAGAAGACCTTCGCGGACGCCGGGCTCGAGACTCCACCGATCCGAATGCGCATCGAAGAGTTCGAACGTCTTGGAAAACAATTTGTCGAAGCTGCAAATCCCCCTGGCGAGCACCAGCAGTTCTTCTTTGCCGATCGCGTGGATCGGAACATCCTGCGGCGCAGTCTCGGGCTCAGCCTGTACAACGAAACGCTGACGCAGTGCCGTCTGGATGATCCTCGTGCGGTTCGAGTACTCGAACTCGTTCACAAGTGGACCTACGACGACCGCATCATCCCGAGTGCTGCCGACGTGGCTTCGTTTTCGACGGCAAACACGTATGGAGGCTCGTCGTTTCAGCTCTTCAACAATGGCAACTTCGCGCTGCTCTTCTCCGGGCGCTGGGCTCTCACACAGTTTCGCGAATTCGGTGCGCTACAACTTGATGTGGCCGAGCCGCCGTACTTTGAGTTCCCAAACACAAACGTGAATTCTCGCAGTTCGACGGTCTACGCCGGGACACAGAATCCGGAGGTCGCTGTTCACTTCTTGGCTTTTCTCGCCAGTGAAGACTACAATATGCTGATCGTAGACGTCGCGGATGCGTTGCCTCCGAATCCGAAGTACACTGAAACAGAACGATTTCTCCACCCGGCGGACTATCCAAATGAGTGGGGGACGCACGAGCAATTTGCCCGTGCGGCGAAGGAGCTTTCCGTCGCAGCGGTTTACAGTCCGTACGTTTCCGCTTCGTTCGTGAACCGGATGGAGCGGGAATACTACGAGGGTTACATGGCAGGGTTGTACGACGCGAGCGAGGCATGTCGCCGCGCCGCCGAACGCGTAAATCGCGAGATCGAACGCAATTTGGAAGAGTCGCCCGAGTTGCAGGCGCGCTACGATCAGGCAATGAGGCGCCAGGACAATATCGATGCCCGCCTTGCCGAAGGGAAACCAGTGCCGGCCGAGTGGATCGATAATCACTTCTCCCGGCGGTACCTCGCGGCGAAGGGGTTGCTCGAATGA
- a CDS encoding sigma-54 dependent transcriptional regulator, whose product MRVLVLDDQRVMVEMLRRLLAGHGWDVTGAHDLEQARDAFRADEFDLLLADVYLAEENSLPFVSEMRAQKPGLCCVVISIEDTETLATKAREAGADAFLSKPLSEQALLFTVNKVMESRAQRLRTADLERQLTRVYHSPIFPPVVTRSDRMNSIMDLARSVSDELVPVLISGESGTGKELVARAVHELGSRMQRPFVELNCAAIPATLAESELFGHEKGAFTGALARHKGRLEQADGGTLFLDEIGELPLETQPKLLRALQEKQFTRVGGVTSTRSDFRLICATNRDLLNEVRAGRFREDLYYRVVVFPIVLPALRERLEDIEPLLAHFFAESDREPPVIDSDAMDALRSYHWPGNIRELRNFAQAAQVLSVASGRIDMRTVRKILPGLGSVPSTRHFVEGDVPGRRPVRKLADVEREEILHALSYFEGDVTRAAVELGMGRTTLYRYLKDHGISPQDYSS is encoded by the coding sequence TTGCGGGTCTTGGTTCTGGACGATCAACGAGTGATGGTGGAGATGCTGCGCCGTCTTCTGGCCGGGCATGGCTGGGACGTGACAGGCGCCCATGATCTGGAACAGGCACGCGATGCGTTCCGCGCGGATGAGTTCGATTTGCTGCTCGCTGACGTCTACCTGGCAGAAGAAAACAGCCTGCCATTCGTCTCGGAAATGCGCGCCCAGAAGCCCGGGCTTTGCTGCGTAGTAATCTCGATCGAGGACACTGAGACGCTGGCGACGAAGGCACGCGAGGCCGGAGCGGATGCCTTCTTGTCGAAGCCGCTCTCCGAGCAGGCGCTGCTGTTTACCGTGAACAAGGTGATGGAGTCGCGTGCGCAGCGTCTGCGAACTGCGGACCTCGAACGGCAACTGACCCGCGTTTATCACAGCCCCATCTTCCCGCCTGTCGTCACGCGATCGGACCGGATGAACAGCATCATGGACTTGGCGCGTAGCGTCAGCGACGAGCTGGTTCCCGTTCTGATTTCCGGAGAGAGTGGCACCGGCAAGGAACTCGTTGCGCGCGCCGTTCATGAACTGGGCTCACGCATGCAGCGCCCGTTCGTCGAGCTTAACTGCGCAGCGATTCCGGCGACATTGGCGGAAAGCGAATTGTTCGGTCACGAGAAGGGCGCTTTCACCGGGGCGCTCGCCCGTCACAAGGGACGGCTCGAGCAGGCCGACGGTGGCACATTGTTCCTCGACGAAATCGGAGAGCTTCCGCTCGAGACACAGCCGAAGTTGCTGCGCGCGCTGCAGGAAAAGCAGTTCACGCGCGTCGGCGGCGTCACATCGACACGGTCGGACTTTCGGCTGATCTGTGCGACGAATCGCGATCTGCTGAATGAAGTGCGCGCCGGGCGGTTTCGCGAGGATCTCTACTATCGGGTCGTCGTCTTTCCGATCGTTCTGCCTGCACTGCGCGAACGATTGGAAGACATCGAGCCGCTGCTTGCGCACTTCTTCGCAGAGAGCGACCGCGAGCCGCCGGTTATCGATTCGGACGCCATGGACGCGCTGCGCAGTTACCACTGGCCGGGCAACATCCGAGAGCTTCGGAATTTCGCGCAGGCGGCCCAAGTGCTCTCGGTCGCGAGTGGCCGAATCGACATGCGAACCGTACGGAAGATTCTCCCTGGGCTGGGGTCCGTGCCATCCACGCGCCACTTCGTTGAGGGGGATGTTCCGGGGCGGCGGCCCGTTCGCAAGCTGGCCGATGTGGAGCGCGAGGAAATCCTGCACGCACTGAGTTACTTCGAAGGCGACGTGACGCGCGCCGCAGTAGAACTCGGAATGGGGCGTACGACTCTCTATCGCTATCTGAAGGACCACGGCATCTCGCCGCAGGATTACTCTTCCTGA
- a CDS encoding glycoside hydrolase family 2 protein — translation MDRIESQISGVSKVSLNGEWRVSRAADREEELPAVVPGCVHLDLLAAGRISDPFVAENEDDCQWVSREVWSYRRAFDVDQATLDCDRIVLRCHGLDTLAEVFMNGVKIGDANNMFRTWEFDVKSVLRLGANDIEVRFQSALLFTEAKQSERKLPNWSEGNEKLVGGPWVRKCQSNYGWDWGPKLVTCGIWKDIELVGFSFGRLQDAHFQQHHGADGVRIQLTVEAEMVTSSQATARAFILDGGAVVAECEAAFSEGKVTLSATITRPKLWWPNGMGEAHLYELRVELLDKGGFVRDVVGKRIGLRRLELQRHADEWGESFQFAANGVPFFAKGANWIPADALLPRASAGDYRRLLDDAVGVNMNMLRVWGGGVYECEEFYDICDELGICVWQDFMFACAGYPSFDAAWMRNFELEAEEQIRRLRHRASLALWCGNNELEQGIVAETWTDTAMSWEDYSALFDELLPSVIARLDPDTDYWPSSAHSPIGDRCDFNNPTCGDAHLWDVWHGRKPFEWYWTSTHRFCSEFGFQSFPEPRSVEFYAPADERNITSYVMEHHQRSGIGNATIIDYMLSWFRLPCGFENTLWLSQILQAAAIQYAVEHWRRNMPRTMGALYWQLNDCWPVASWSSIDYFGRWKALHYAAKRFFAPVMLSVVDDPKAAKFSLHITSDLLTECEGQLRWVLCDTDGREIGGGTKIVSMAPRCARHVLDIDVSDARRDVGEQGLLLFCEFLINGETVSRSFGTLVRPKHLRLRAPKLSHRVESCGDSKDVIVTVSAKRPALFVWLEFEEDGVRADDNFFHLQGGESRSIRLLPVGEGEIKGVGIRVRSLYDTFAE, via the coding sequence ATGGATCGCATCGAGTCGCAGATTTCCGGTGTTAGCAAGGTGTCGCTGAATGGCGAATGGCGGGTGTCGCGAGCCGCCGATCGGGAGGAAGAACTGCCGGCGGTCGTGCCGGGGTGTGTGCACCTGGATCTTCTGGCGGCGGGTCGGATTTCGGACCCATTCGTTGCGGAGAACGAGGATGACTGCCAGTGGGTTTCGCGAGAGGTCTGGAGCTACCGTCGCGCGTTCGACGTGGACCAGGCGACGCTGGATTGCGATCGGATCGTGCTCCGTTGTCATGGCCTGGATACTTTGGCCGAGGTCTTTATGAATGGCGTGAAGATCGGCGATGCCAACAACATGTTTCGCACTTGGGAGTTCGATGTAAAGTCGGTCCTGAGACTTGGGGCGAATGATATCGAGGTGCGATTTCAGAGTGCGCTGCTCTTTACAGAGGCAAAGCAATCCGAGCGCAAACTTCCGAACTGGAGCGAGGGAAACGAGAAGCTGGTCGGCGGTCCATGGGTTCGCAAGTGCCAGTCGAACTATGGATGGGACTGGGGGCCAAAGCTTGTCACGTGCGGCATTTGGAAGGACATCGAACTTGTTGGATTCTCATTCGGCCGTCTGCAAGACGCGCACTTTCAACAGCACCATGGCGCGGACGGAGTACGCATCCAATTGACGGTCGAGGCGGAGATGGTGACGTCCTCGCAGGCGACGGCTCGCGCATTCATCCTGGATGGCGGAGCGGTCGTTGCTGAATGCGAAGCGGCTTTCTCGGAGGGGAAGGTCACGTTGTCCGCCACGATCACGCGGCCAAAGCTCTGGTGGCCGAATGGAATGGGCGAGGCGCATTTGTACGAACTGCGCGTGGAGTTGTTGGATAAGGGCGGTTTCGTGCGCGACGTCGTAGGCAAACGCATTGGCCTGCGGCGTCTTGAATTGCAGCGGCACGCCGATGAATGGGGAGAATCGTTTCAGTTTGCGGCCAATGGCGTGCCCTTCTTCGCGAAGGGGGCGAATTGGATTCCGGCGGACGCGTTGCTGCCGCGAGCGTCTGCTGGCGATTATCGCCGTCTGCTCGATGATGCGGTTGGAGTGAACATGAACATGCTGCGGGTATGGGGTGGCGGCGTTTACGAGTGCGAGGAATTCTACGACATCTGCGATGAGCTGGGCATTTGCGTTTGGCAGGATTTCATGTTCGCGTGCGCCGGCTATCCGAGCTTTGACGCCGCCTGGATGCGCAATTTCGAATTGGAGGCGGAGGAGCAGATACGTCGCTTGCGTCATCGCGCCAGCCTGGCGCTTTGGTGTGGTAACAACGAACTGGAGCAAGGGATCGTCGCGGAGACGTGGACGGATACCGCGATGAGTTGGGAGGACTACTCCGCGCTTTTCGACGAGTTGCTTCCATCAGTAATTGCGCGCTTAGATCCGGATACGGACTATTGGCCATCCAGCGCGCATTCACCGATCGGTGATCGATGCGATTTCAACAATCCCACGTGCGGCGACGCGCATTTGTGGGATGTGTGGCATGGGCGAAAGCCGTTTGAATGGTACTGGACAAGCACGCATCGATTCTGCAGCGAGTTCGGTTTCCAGTCGTTCCCCGAGCCGCGCTCTGTGGAATTCTATGCTCCCGCCGATGAGCGCAATATCACAAGTTACGTGATGGAGCATCATCAACGAAGCGGCATTGGCAACGCGACGATCATCGACTACATGTTGAGCTGGTTTCGTCTGCCTTGCGGTTTCGAAAACACACTCTGGTTGTCGCAGATTCTTCAGGCGGCGGCGATCCAGTACGCCGTGGAGCACTGGCGTAGAAACATGCCGCGCACGATGGGGGCGTTGTACTGGCAATTGAACGATTGCTGGCCCGTCGCCAGTTGGTCGTCGATCGACTACTTCGGCAGATGGAAGGCGTTGCACTACGCCGCAAAGCGTTTCTTCGCGCCGGTCATGCTCAGTGTTGTGGACGATCCAAAGGCAGCGAAGTTCTCTCTACATATCACGAGCGATCTTCTGACTGAGTGTGAGGGGCAACTGCGTTGGGTCTTGTGCGATACCGACGGCCGCGAGATCGGAGGCGGCACGAAGATCGTCTCGATGGCGCCGCGCTGCGCACGTCACGTTCTCGACATCGATGTTTCCGATGCGCGCCGGGACGTTGGCGAGCAGGGTTTGCTGCTCTTCTGTGAGTTCCTCATCAACGGAGAGACGGTCTCGCGTTCGTTCGGTACGCTCGTACGACCGAAGCACCTTCGCCTGCGGGCGCCAAAGCTCTCTCATCGAGTGGAATCGTGCGGGGACTCCAAGGATGTGATCGTAACCGTATCGGCAAAGCGCCCGGCGCTCTTCGTCTGGCTGGAGTTCGAGGAAGACGGCGTTCGTGCGGACGACAACTTCTTCCACCTTCAGGGCGGCGAGTCGCGGTCCATCCGTCTTCTGCCGGTGGGGGAAGGGGAGATCAAGGGCGTCGGGATCCGGGTTCGGAGCCTTTACGATACCTTTGCCGAGTGA